A single genomic interval of Orcinus orca chromosome 19, mOrcOrc1.1, whole genome shotgun sequence harbors:
- the DLG4 gene encoding disks large homolog 4 isoform X5: MDCLCIVTTKKYRYQDEDTPPLEHSPAHLPNQVNAPELVHVAERNLSHLEAVQGVVGHAHFSPLKANSPPVIVNTDTLEAPGYELQVNGTEGEMEYEEITLERGNSGLGFSIAGGTDNPHIGDDPSIFITKIIPGGAAAQDGRLRVNDSILFVNEVDVREVTHSAAVEALKEAGSIVRLYVMRRKPPAEKLMEIKLIKGPKGLGFSIAGGVGNQHIPGDNSIYVTKIIEGGAAHKDGRLQIGDKILAVNSVGLEDVMHEDAVAALKNTYDVVYLKVAKPSNAYLSDSYAPPDITTSYSQHLDNEISHSSYLGTDYPTAMTPTSPRRYSPVAKDLLGEEDIPREPRRIVIHRGSTGLGFNIVGGEDGEGIFISFILAGGPADLSGELRKGDQILSVNGVDLRNASHEQAAIALKNAGQTVTIIAQYKPEEYSRFEAKIHDLREQLMNSSLGSGTASLRSNPKRGFYIRALFDYDKTKDCGFLSQALSFRFGDVLHVIDASDEEWWQARRVHSDSETDDIGFIPSKRRVERREWSRLKAKDWGSSSGSQGREDSVLSYETVTQMEVHYARPIIILGPTKDRANDDLLSEFPDKFGSCVPHTTRPKREYEIDGRDYHFVSSREKMEKDIQAHKFIEAGQYNSHLYGTSVQSVREVAEQRD; the protein is encoded by the exons ATGGACTGTCTCTGTATAGTGACAACCAAG aaATACCGCTACCAAGATGAAGACACGCCCCCTCTGGAGCACAGCCCGGCCCACCTCCCCAACCAGGTAAACGCCCCCGAGCTGGTGCACGTGGCGGAGAGGAACTTGTCCCACCTCGAGGCCGTCCAAGGGGTCGTGGGCCACGCCCACTTCTCCCCCCTCAAG GCCAATTCTCCCCCTGTGATTGTCAACACAGATACCCTAGAAGCCCCGGGATATG AGTTGCAGGTGAACGGGACAGAGGGGGAAATGGAATACGAGGAGATCACACTGGAAAGG GGTAACTCAGGTCTGGGCTTCAGCATCGCAGGTGGCACTGATAACCCACACATCGGTGACGACCCATCCATTTTCATCACCAAGATCATTCCTGGTGGGGCTGCTGCCCAGGATGGCCGTCTCAG GGTCAACGATAGCATCTTGTTTGTAAATGAAGTGGACGTGCGGGAGGTGACCCACTCAGCCGCGGTGGAGGCCCTCAAAGAGGCAGGCTCCATCGTCCGCCTCTACGTCATGCGCCGGAAGCCCCCGGCTGAGAAGCTCATGGAGATCAAGCTCATCAAGGGGCCTAAAG GTCTTGGCTTCAGCATTGCTGGAGGTGTAGGGAACCAGCACATCCCCGGAGATAATAGCATCTATGTAACCAAGATTATCGAAGGGGGTGCTGCCCACAAGGATGGGAGGTTGCAGATTGGAGACAAGATCCTGGCG GTCAACAGTGTGGGGCTGGAGGACGTCATGCATGAGGATGCCGTGGCAGCCCTGAAGAACACATATGATGTTGTCTACCTAAAGGTGGCCAAGCCCAGCAATGCCTACCTGAGTGACAGCTATGCTCCCCCAGACATCACAACCT CCTATTCCCAGCACCTGGACAACGAGATCAGTCATAGCAGCTACCTGGGCACTGACTACCCCACAGCCATGACCCCCACCTCCCCTCGGCGCTACTCCCCAGTGGCCAAGGACCTGCTCGGGGAGGAAGACATCCCCCGAGAACCGAGGCGGATCGTGATCCACCGGGGATCCACGGGCCTGGGCTTCAACATCGTGGGTGGCGAGGACGGTGAAGGCATCTTCATCTCCTTCATCCTGGCCGGGGGCCCTGCGGACCTCAGTGGGGAGCTGCGGAAGGGGGACCAGATCCTCTCG GTCAATGGTGTTGACCTCCGCAACGCCAGCCATGAGCAGGCTGCCATTGCCCTGAAGAACGCGGGTCAGACAGTCACGATCATCGCTCAGTATAAACCGGAAG AGTACAGCCGGTTCGAGGCCAAGATCCACGACCTTCGGGAACAGCTCATGAACAGCAGCCTGGGCTCAGGGACTGCCTCCCTGCGAAGCAATCCCAAAAGGGGTTTCTACATCAG GGCCCTGTTTGACTACGACAAGACCAAGGACTGTGGCTTCCTGAGCCAGGCTCTGAGCTTCCGCTTTGGGGATGTGCTGCATGTCATCGACGCCAGTGACGAGGAGTGGTGGCAGGCGCGGCGGGTCCACTCTGACAGCGAGACTGATGACATCGGCTTTATCCCCAGCAAACGGCG GGTTGAGCGACGGGAGTGGTCAAGGTTAAAGGCCAAG GATTGGGGCTCCAGCTCTGGATCACAGG GTCGAGAAGACTCGGTCCTGAGCTACGAGACGGTGACACAGATGGAAG TGCACTACGCTCGCCCCATCATCATCCTCGGGCCCACCAAGGACCGTGCCAATGATGATCTCCTCTCCGAGTTCCCCGACAAGTTTGGATCCTGTGTTCCCC ATACGACACGGCCCAAGCGGGAGTATGAGATAGATGGCCGGGATTACCACTTCGTGTCATCCCGGGAGAAAATGGAGAAGGACATCCAGGCGCACAAGTTCATTGAGGCCGGCCAGTACAACAGCCACCTGTATGGAACCAGCGTCCAGTCCGTGCGCGAGGTGGCCGAGCAG AGAGATTAA